Below is a genomic region from Daphnia pulicaria isolate SC F1-1A chromosome 10, SC_F0-13Bv2, whole genome shotgun sequence.
CAAAGCCAAAAAGGATGATTCCGCATATTTTATTGCGGTATGTTATGATTACCGACTTATAGGTTCAAAGAAGGACGTCACGTACTACAAGACCATTGTATATTTCTTTGTAAATACATTACTGCCCCATGAGCGGAGCAAGAAGACAAACGTGAAAGGAGAGCTCGAAAGAATGTGGATGAAACTGGCGTCAGTAATAGAGGTTACACACGTCTCCGCGCTTCCTTGTTTTCGGTTACCCACTTATTATTCTTCAAGTTCAGGTTCTATACACAGGCAATAAAACTGATTTGGCCTTGGACTGGTTGGGCATCATGTTCCTGTTTCGTCGTCGCTTTTACTCTGTTACACTTATTAGCATTTCAAGTACACCTAGAATCTTTAACCGTAATCGGGAACagggtttttattatttagggCAGAGAGTGATTTAAAGCGCTGATTGGAGTCCTCCGGCAGCGACAATGTTCTCCCCTGTAATGTACGATGAATCATCTGACGCCAGAAACGAGGCTAAACCCGCCATCTCTTCGGGTTGCCCATTTCTGCATATTGTAcaaaaatgagaagaataaCTATCCAATTCAACCTTGTTTAGCTTATCCCATAAATACCTTTGCAACGGACAGTTGTGCTTCATGAATTTGATCGCCCTCTCATCTTTGGTAatctaaatttaattaattttgagaACCAATTAATTGATGCATATGTTACACGAGAACTTACCGCTTCACCGAATCTTGTTTCAATCAGACCAGGACATATGCAATTAACGCGCACTCCTCTAGGGCCCAATTCCAGGGCCATCAACTTGGTCAATCCTAGAAGAGCCGTTTTGCTCAAGGGATACGCTCCCAGAACATCCTTCTAACAATACGAAAAAGGACAATTcagattaaatttttctttcgaatGCAACTGAAATTTAGCTAACTGCGTAATTGGGAATATATCCCATAAGAGATGAAACGAATACGACGGAAGCTTTTCCTCTCTTCTCCATGTGCGGAATCGCTTCTTTGGCTAGGAAGAATGAGGATTTCACGTTGACGTTGAAAATCTTGTCCCAAACGGCTTCAGTACACTGGAAAATAATTCGAAGCTATTTTAGGAATCATTAAAAGTGTAAGGATCGGTTGTATACGTTCATAAGGCGTCCAGGATCTGGATTGACAGCAGCGTTGGATATTAGAATATCGAATCCGCCGAATTCTGCCACAGTATTTCCAATCAGCCTTTCACGATCTTCTTTCTTGCCGACGTGACACACCACGCCCGAAACGGAAAGGCCCTCCGTTTTCAGCTTTTCAACAGCAGTATCGACATTTTTCTGCTTCCGGCTACTGACAACAACATGAGCCCCATCCACAGCCAAACGCTGGGCAATGCTAAATCCAATGCttccaataaataataataatttaaaaaatcagacaTCATATTTATAGCTGAGAAATAGTGGCTAAAATATTCAAGTCACGAAAAGTGTAACATACCCGTCGGTGGATGCCGTGACAACAGCCACTCGACCCTGCAAGGATCTCCGCAGACGAGCCATTTCAGCCACCGACCCGAATTTCCTGGCATGTTGAATAATCAAACTGTTTTGCATGTTCAAAATTTTGTTGGTTAGGGTCCCGCTTGTAAAAGCTTCACAAaaaatttgcagctgtcaaatctgaataaacagaaaaaagactCTTTTTCTATTGCTGCTTTTGGG
It encodes:
- the LOC124314787 gene encoding dehydrogenase/reductase SDR family member 4-like; translation: MQNSLIIQHARKFGSVAEMARLRRSLQGRVAVVTASTDGIGFSIAQRLAVDGAHVVVSSRKQKNVDTAVEKLKTEGLSVSGVVCHVGKKEDRERLIGNTVAEFGGFDILISNAAVNPDPGRLMNCTEAVWDKIFNVNVKSSFFLAKEAIPHMEKRGKASVVFVSSLMGYIPNYAKDVLGAYPLSKTALLGLTKLMALELGPRGVRVNCICPGLIETRFGEAITKDERAIKFMKHNCPLQRNGQPEEMAGLASFLASDDSSYITGENIVAAGGLQSAL